Proteins encoded by one window of Cystobacter ferrugineus:
- a CDS encoding family 2 encapsulin nanocompartment cargo protein terpene cyclase, producing the protein MAEAHAKQPFELPAFYVPWPARLNPNLEGARVHSKAWARAMGILDPPKEEAKPEIWTEADFDAHDYALLCAYTHPEAPGPELDLVTDWYVWVFFFDDHFLEVYKRPQDQVGAKKYLDRLPLFMPVDLSVTPPEPTNAVERGLLDLWKRTVPTKSPEWRKRFFESTKALLEESTWELSNISERRVANPIEYIEMRRKVGGAPWSADLVEHAVFVEVPARIADTRPMRVLKDTFADGVHLRNDLFSYEREILEEGELSNCVLVMERFLDIDTQRAANLTNDILTSRLQQFENTAVAELPSLFEEYALTPDERASVLVYIRGLQDWQSGGHEWHMRSSRYMNRGGGGSAAGAFPLGPTGLGTSAARLPWSPGALGLGRFKNFTHVPYKPVGPVTLPRFYMPYTTSVNAHLDAARRNSKQWARKMGMLDSLPGLPGVYIWDDHKFDVADVALCGALIHPAASGPELDLTAGWLVWGTYADDYFPALYGHTRDMAGAKAFNARLKAFMPDDPSTLTAVPTNPVERGLADLWARTAGPMSPSWRNLFRKAVQDMTESWLWELANQIQNRIPDPVDYVEMRRKTFGADVTMSLSRLSQGSGIPPEVFYSRPIRGLENSVADYACLTNDIFSYQKELEFEGELNNGVLVIQRFLDLDKAGAVEVVNKLMTARMQQFEHTVALELPALADNFGLDASAREKLHGYVKKMQQYMAGVLRWHQAVDRYKEFELRNTRKLGQPSLRPTGLGTSAARIASLFGGTRSDVDTREKNAVLQLERKG; encoded by the coding sequence TTGGCTGAGGCACACGCGAAACAACCTTTCGAGCTACCCGCGTTCTATGTGCCCTGGCCCGCGCGCCTGAATCCAAACCTCGAGGGAGCCCGAGTCCACTCCAAGGCCTGGGCACGAGCCATGGGCATCCTGGACCCGCCCAAGGAAGAAGCCAAACCCGAGATCTGGACCGAGGCGGATTTCGACGCTCACGACTACGCCCTGCTCTGCGCGTATACCCATCCGGAAGCACCAGGCCCGGAACTCGATCTGGTCACGGATTGGTACGTCTGGGTTTTCTTCTTCGACGATCACTTCCTCGAGGTCTACAAACGCCCCCAGGATCAAGTAGGCGCGAAGAAGTATCTCGACAGATTGCCCCTGTTCATGCCGGTGGATCTCTCCGTCACTCCACCGGAGCCGACCAACGCGGTGGAGCGCGGCCTGCTCGATCTCTGGAAGCGCACCGTCCCCACCAAGTCCCCGGAATGGCGCAAGCGCTTCTTCGAGAGCACCAAGGCCCTGCTCGAGGAGTCGACGTGGGAGCTGTCCAACATCAGCGAGCGCCGCGTCGCCAACCCCATCGAATACATCGAGATGCGCCGCAAGGTGGGAGGCGCGCCCTGGTCGGCGGATCTCGTGGAGCACGCCGTCTTCGTCGAGGTGCCCGCCCGGATCGCGGACACCCGGCCCATGCGCGTCCTCAAGGACACGTTCGCGGACGGCGTGCACCTGCGCAACGATCTCTTCTCCTACGAGCGGGAGATCCTCGAGGAAGGCGAGCTGTCCAATTGCGTCCTGGTGATGGAGCGCTTCCTCGACATCGATACACAACGCGCCGCCAACCTGACCAATGACATCCTGACGTCCCGGCTCCAGCAGTTCGAGAACACCGCCGTGGCGGAGCTGCCCTCCCTGTTCGAGGAATACGCCCTGACGCCGGACGAACGGGCCAGCGTGCTCGTCTACATCCGGGGACTCCAGGACTGGCAGTCCGGCGGCCACGAGTGGCACATGCGCTCGAGCCGCTACATGAACCGTGGCGGCGGGGGTTCGGCGGCGGGGGCGTTTCCCCTCGGCCCCACGGGCCTGGGCACCTCGGCCGCGCGCCTGCCGTGGTCACCCGGCGCCCTGGGATTGGGGAGGTTCAAGAACTTCACCCACGTGCCCTACAAGCCCGTGGGTCCGGTGACGCTGCCCCGGTTCTACATGCCGTACACCACGAGCGTGAACGCCCACCTGGATGCCGCGCGGCGCAACTCCAAGCAATGGGCTCGCAAGATGGGCATGCTGGATTCCCTGCCCGGCCTTCCCGGCGTCTACATCTGGGATGATCACAAGTTCGACGTCGCGGACGTGGCCCTCTGTGGGGCGTTGATCCATCCGGCGGCATCCGGACCCGAGCTCGACCTGACGGCCGGCTGGCTCGTCTGGGGAACCTACGCCGACGACTACTTCCCGGCGCTCTACGGCCACACCCGCGACATGGCGGGCGCGAAGGCATTCAACGCCCGGTTGAAGGCGTTCATGCCGGATGACCCCTCCACCCTGACCGCGGTTCCCACCAACCCGGTGGAGCGAGGCCTGGCCGACCTGTGGGCCCGGACGGCCGGCCCCATGTCCCCGAGCTGGCGGAATCTCTTCCGCAAGGCCGTCCAGGACATGACCGAGAGCTGGCTGTGGGAACTCGCCAATCAGATACAGAACCGCATCCCGGATCCGGTCGACTACGTGGAGATGCGCCGGAAGACGTTCGGCGCGGATGTCACCATGAGCCTCTCCCGGCTGTCCCAGGGCAGCGGAATCCCCCCCGAGGTGTTCTACTCCCGGCCGATCCGGGGACTCGAGAACTCCGTCGCCGACTACGCCTGCCTGACCAACGACATCTTCTCCTATCAGAAGGAGCTCGAGTTCGAGGGCGAGCTCAACAACGGCGTGCTCGTCATCCAGCGCTTCCTGGATCTCGACAAGGCGGGAGCCGTCGAGGTCGTCAACAAGCTGATGACGGCCCGGATGCAGCAGTTCGAACACACCGTCGCCCTCGAACTGCCGGCTCTCGCCGACAACTTCGGCCTGGACGCGAGCGCGCGGGAGAAGCTGCACGGCTACGTCAAGAAGATGCAGCAGTACATGGCCGGAGTGCTCCGTTGGCATCAGGCCGTGGATCGCTACAAGGAATTCGAATTGCGCAACACCCGGAAGCTCGGTCAGCCATCCCTTCGCCCCACCGGCCTGGGGACGTCCGCCGCGCGCATCGCCTCGCTGTTCGGAGGCACCCGGTCTGACGTCGACACACGTGAAAAGAACGCTGTTCTTCAGCTCGAGAGGAAAGGGTAG
- a CDS encoding SDR family oxidoreductase, whose amino-acid sequence MSRLLSGQVALVTGAAAGIGRATALAFAREGLKVVVSDIDPAGGEGTVAQIRAAGGEARFIRCDVTREAEVRALIEGTQAAHGRLDYAFNNAGIDIEKSKLADAQESEFDAIMGVNVKGVWLCMKYEIPLMLAQGGGAIVNTASVAGLGAAPKMGIYSASKHAVIGLTKSAAVEYAKKNVRINAVCPAVIDTDMYRRAIEAEPRKAEYAKAVHPIGRVGKVEEIAAAVIYLCSDTAGFTTGIALPVDGGATAV is encoded by the coding sequence ATGAGTCGTCTACTTTCCGGCCAGGTCGCCCTGGTCACCGGCGCGGCCGCCGGCATCGGCCGGGCCACGGCCCTGGCCTTCGCCCGAGAGGGCCTGAAGGTGGTGGTCTCCGACATCGACCCGGCCGGCGGCGAGGGCACTGTCGCGCAGATCCGCGCGGCCGGCGGTGAGGCCCGCTTCATCCGCTGCGACGTCACCCGGGAGGCCGAGGTCCGCGCGCTCATCGAGGGCACCCAGGCCGCCCATGGGCGTCTGGACTACGCCTTCAACAACGCCGGCATCGACATCGAGAAGAGCAAGCTGGCCGATGCCCAGGAATCCGAGTTCGACGCCATCATGGGCGTGAACGTCAAGGGCGTCTGGCTGTGCATGAAGTACGAGATTCCCCTGATGCTCGCCCAGGGCGGCGGCGCGATCGTCAACACCGCCTCCGTCGCGGGCCTGGGCGCGGCGCCCAAGATGGGCATCTACTCCGCCTCCAAGCACGCGGTGATCGGTCTGACCAAATCCGCGGCGGTCGAGTACGCGAAGAAGAACGTGCGCATCAACGCGGTCTGCCCGGCGGTGATCGACACCGACATGTATCGCCGCGCCATCGAGGCCGAGCCGCGCAAGGCCGAGTACGCCAAGGCCGTCCATCCGATCGGGCGGGTGGGCAAGGTGGAGGAGATCGCCGCGGCGGTGATCTACCTGTGCAGTGATACCGCTGGTTTCACCACGGGCATCGCGCTGCCGGTGGACGGCGGCGCCACGGCGGTCTGA